The Verrucomicrobiota bacterium genome includes a window with the following:
- a CDS encoding aspartate aminotransferase family protein, with protein MGKEFSTIPRDVPRVETRHRRIVTPLPHPDSVATLEKLRRFEPQSMRGQPPIVWDRAEDVYVFDKHGNRWLDWSSGVLVTNAGHGAAEVREAIVDQVNTGLLHNYCFPSEERAQLAETLAGLAPEGLRKVFLLTTGSEATECAIKLSRAHGLKAGGKKKIGIVGFERGFHGRTLGAQQAGGMAGQKSWIVNLDPAIVNMPFPDGYWTEDTRFEGFLETLDRAGLQAENIAGVMMETYQGVGPDFAPVEYIRRLADWCRAHGVVLVFDEVQAGFGRTGRFWGFEHYGVTPDLICCGKGISSSLPLSAVIGRESIMDQFPPGSMTSTHTGNPVCCAAAMASVKKILEQKLTENAAALGPVLLAGLRAIQSRHAEVVGHVSARGLVAGLQTVKRGRKEPDHDLAHAIIGRCVWKGLLLFAPVGAWGQTVKISPPLTITRDALEEGLAVLGESTDEAVAAMK; from the coding sequence ATGGGCAAGGAATTCAGCACCATCCCGCGCGACGTTCCGCGCGTGGAAACCCGCCACCGCCGCATCGTCACGCCCCTGCCGCACCCGGACTCCGTCGCAACGCTTGAGAAACTCCGCCGCTTCGAGCCGCAATCCATGCGCGGCCAGCCGCCGATCGTGTGGGACCGCGCGGAGGATGTTTACGTCTTCGACAAGCACGGCAACCGCTGGCTCGACTGGTCGAGCGGCGTGCTTGTGACCAACGCCGGCCACGGCGCGGCCGAGGTGCGCGAAGCCATCGTGGACCAGGTCAACACGGGCCTTCTGCACAACTACTGTTTCCCCAGCGAGGAGCGCGCGCAACTCGCCGAGACGCTTGCCGGCCTCGCGCCGGAGGGGTTGCGGAAGGTGTTCCTGCTCACGACCGGCTCCGAGGCGACCGAGTGCGCCATCAAGCTCAGCCGTGCGCACGGGTTGAAAGCCGGCGGCAAGAAAAAAATCGGCATCGTCGGCTTCGAGCGGGGCTTCCACGGCCGCACGCTTGGCGCGCAACAGGCCGGCGGCATGGCGGGGCAGAAGTCATGGATCGTGAACCTCGACCCGGCCATCGTGAACATGCCGTTTCCCGACGGCTACTGGACCGAGGACACGCGGTTCGAGGGCTTTCTCGAAACGCTCGACCGCGCCGGGCTTCAGGCTGAGAACATCGCCGGCGTGATGATGGAGACGTATCAGGGTGTCGGGCCGGATTTCGCCCCGGTTGAGTATATCCGCCGCCTCGCGGATTGGTGCCGTGCCCACGGCGTCGTGCTCGTGTTCGACGAAGTCCAGGCGGGCTTCGGGCGCACGGGGCGGTTTTGGGGCTTCGAGCATTACGGCGTCACGCCCGACCTCATCTGCTGCGGCAAGGGCATCAGCAGCTCGCTTCCGCTTTCAGCCGTCATCGGGCGGGAGTCCATCATGGACCAATTCCCGCCCGGCTCGATGACCAGCACGCACACGGGCAACCCCGTCTGCTGCGCCGCGGCGATGGCGAGCGTGAAGAAAATTCTCGAGCAGAAGCTCACCGAGAACGCCGCCGCACTCGGGCCGGTTCTGCTCGCGGGCCTCCGCGCGATTCAGTCGCGTCACGCCGAAGTCGTCGGGCACGTCTCCGCGCGCGGACTCGTTGCCGGCCTCCAAACCGTGAAGCGTGGCCGCAAGGAACCCGACCACGACCTCGCGCACGCGATCATCGGGCGCTGCGTGTGGAAGGGATTGCTGCTGTTCGCGCCCGTCGGCGCGTGGGGGCAGACCGTGAAGATTTCGCCGCCGCTCACGATCACACGCGACGCGCTGGAGGAAGGGCTCGCCGTGCTGGGTGAATCGACGGACGAAGCCGTCGCGGCGATGAAGTGA
- a CDS encoding ABC transporter substrate-binding protein yields MKSPRQSWIVPITCAVLALGVTSCNKPAGPGTGGGSGEPAAPGDVIKIGEFASLTGKEATFGQMSHHGTEIAIEELNAAGGLLGKKLKLLTEDTQSKAGEPATVVKKLISRDRVVAILGEVASSRSMEAAPICQQNKIPQISPSSTNVKLTEMGDYIFRVCFTDEFQGKLLANFAQRTLKAEKVAILTDTKSDYSVGLTRDFKAPFTAAGGKVLVEQVYNGGDKDFRGQLTAVKAAGPDAILITGYYTDVGLIVKQAKQLGLTVPIFGGDGWESSKLIEIGGKDAEGTYFSTHFSPEADVPLVKQFAAKFKAKYGELPDAMAALGYDSAMVLAAAIKKAGTTEGPKLREALAATRDHAGVAGTITLDAKRNATKPAVILTVKDGKFKYVETVAP; encoded by the coding sequence ATGAAATCGCCACGTCAGTCTTGGATCGTCCCAATCACGTGCGCCGTGCTCGCGCTCGGCGTGACCTCCTGCAACAAGCCCGCCGGTCCTGGCACAGGCGGCGGCAGTGGCGAACCTGCCGCACCGGGCGACGTCATCAAGATCGGCGAATTCGCGTCGCTGACGGGCAAGGAGGCGACGTTCGGCCAGATGTCGCATCACGGCACCGAGATTGCGATCGAGGAACTCAACGCCGCGGGCGGCTTGCTCGGCAAGAAACTCAAGCTGCTCACGGAAGACACGCAGTCCAAGGCCGGCGAGCCGGCGACGGTCGTCAAGAAACTCATCTCGCGCGACCGCGTGGTTGCCATTCTCGGCGAGGTTGCCTCGTCCCGCTCGATGGAGGCCGCGCCGATTTGCCAGCAGAACAAGATTCCGCAGATCTCGCCGTCGTCCACAAACGTGAAGCTCACCGAAATGGGCGACTACATTTTCCGCGTCTGCTTCACGGACGAGTTCCAGGGCAAGCTGCTGGCGAACTTTGCCCAGCGCACGCTCAAGGCGGAGAAGGTCGCGATCCTCACGGACACGAAGTCCGATTACAGCGTCGGGCTCACGCGCGACTTCAAGGCGCCCTTCACCGCGGCGGGCGGCAAGGTCCTCGTCGAGCAGGTTTACAACGGCGGGGACAAGGATTTCAGGGGCCAGCTCACGGCGGTGAAGGCCGCGGGACCGGACGCCATCCTCATCACCGGGTATTACACCGACGTCGGACTCATCGTGAAGCAGGCGAAGCAACTCGGCCTCACGGTGCCGATCTTTGGCGGCGACGGCTGGGAATCCTCCAAGCTCATCGAGATCGGCGGCAAGGACGCGGAGGGGACTTACTTCTCGACGCACTTCTCGCCCGAGGCGGACGTGCCGCTCGTGAAACAATTCGCCGCGAAGTTCAAGGCCAAGTATGGCGAACTGCCCGACGCGATGGCCGCGCTCGGCTACGATTCGGCGATGGTGCTCGCCGCGGCGATCAAGAAGGCCGGCACCACCGAGGGGCCGAAGCTGCGCGAGGCGCTCGCCGCCACCAGGGACCACGCGGGCGTGGCCGGCACCATCACGCTCGACGCCAAACGCAACGCAACCAAGCCCGCTGTCATCCTCACCGTCAAGGACGGCAAGTTCAAATACGTCGAGACCGTCGCGCCGTGA
- a CDS encoding response regulator transcription factor, translating into MSALKILIADDHDVVRRGLKSLLEDVPGWEVCAEANNGRMALERVKQHKPNVAIMDVTMPDLNGLEATRQIRKQHPDTEVLVLTMHESEQIAHEVLKAGARGYILKSDAGRDLVKAVEAVSRKQAFFTTRVSQMVSESNLREGLGAVEASDIGSRLTPREREIVQLLAEGKSNKEVASALNISVKTVETHRTNIMRKLRFHSVGELVRYAVRNNIVAP; encoded by the coding sequence ATGAGCGCATTGAAGATCCTGATCGCAGATGACCACGACGTGGTGCGGCGCGGGTTGAAGAGCCTGCTCGAGGACGTGCCCGGCTGGGAGGTGTGCGCCGAGGCCAACAACGGCCGCATGGCGCTCGAACGCGTCAAGCAACACAAACCCAACGTCGCCATCATGGACGTGACCATGCCCGACCTCAACGGGCTCGAGGCGACGCGGCAAATCCGCAAGCAGCATCCCGACACCGAAGTGCTCGTGCTCACCATGCACGAGTCCGAGCAAATCGCGCACGAAGTCCTCAAGGCCGGCGCACGCGGCTACATCCTCAAGTCCGACGCCGGCCGCGACCTCGTGAAAGCCGTCGAGGCCGTGAGCCGCAAACAGGCGTTCTTCACCACACGCGTGTCGCAGATGGTCTCCGAAAGCAACCTGCGCGAGGGACTCGGAGCGGTCGAAGCGAGCGACATCGGCAGCCGCCTCACGCCGCGCGAACGCGAGATCGTCCAATTGCTCGCCGAGGGCAAGAGCAACAAGGAAGTCGCCAGCGCGCTCAACATCAGCGTCAAGACCGTCGAGACCCACCGCACCAACATCATGCGCAAGCTGCGCTTTCACTCCGTGGGCGAACTCGTCCGCTACGCGGTGCGCAACAACATCGTGGCCCCGTGA